GCTGACAGAGAACCTGCCCCAGAAGCTCTTCCTCAAGGACAGGGACTCGGTCTATATCTCCTGTAACGAGCATTACGCTCAAGATTTCAGAATCAAGCCACACGAAATCACCGGGAAGACAGACTACGACTTCTATCCCAGGGAGCTGGCGGAGAAATACCGGGCGGATGACAGGCGGATCATGGAGTCGGGGGAAATAGAGGAGATAGAAGAACCCTACATCCAGGATGGACAGGAGTACTGGGTACACACCATCAAGACGCCGGTGAAGGACGAAAAAGGTGATGTCACCGGCATACTGGGCATCTTCCATGACATCACGGAGCGGAAGAGGGCCGAGGAGGCACTACGGGAGAGCGAGGCACGCTTCAGGGCGATCTCTTCCAACACACCAGACCATATTTTGATTCAGGACAGCCAACTCAGGTACTTGTTTGTTGTGAATCCACAGTTGGGTCTGACCGAGCAGGACATGCTCGGAAAGACTGATCATGATTTCCTGGCGAAGGAGGATGCTGACAAACTCACCGAAATCAAGACTCAGGTGCTGCAGACCGGCAAGCCTGTGCATCTTCAGACCTCTTTGATTTCTCTGGCAGGCGAAACAGAGTTTTTCGATGGAACTTATGTCCCCAGATTTAACGCCCTGGGTCAGGTTGAAGGACTGATCGGGTACTTCAGGAATGTGACCGAGCGCCGGCGGGCTGAGGAGGCGCTGCAAAAGAGTGAACAGCTATATCGTTCATTATTCGCGAACATGATTAACGGGGTTGCCTATTGCAAAATGCTTTTTGAAGAGGAGCAGCCACGGGACTTCATTTACCTCGCCGTAAACAATACTTTTGAAATACAGACTGGGTTAAAGAACGTTGTCGGGAAGAAGGTTAGCGAGGTAATTCCCGGACTTAAGGAATCCAGCCCTGAATTATTCGAGAGGTATGCCAGGGTAGCCCTGACAGGGAAGCCGGAGCGCTTCGAATTCTATCTGTCGCAACTGGATATGTGGTTGGATATTTCGGCTTACAGCGCAGAAAGAGGATATTTCATTGCTGTTTTCGACAACATCACCGAGCGCAAGCGGGCTGAGGAACATATCCTTCATCTTCAGCAACATCTTCAGATGCAGATACAAGAAATGCCGATAGGACTAATTGTCTGGGACATGGGCTTCCGTGCGCAAACCTGGAATCCGGCTGCGGAAAGGATCTTTGGCTTCACGGCCCAGGAGGCACTGGGGAGGCACGCTTACGACCTGATTGTGCCCAAGGAGGCCCAGCCGTATGTAGACGACGTCTGGCGCCGTTTGTTTGAAGGGGATACGACCGCACACAGCATAAACGAGAACATAACCAAAGATGGACGCACCGTTATCTGTCAGTGGTCAAACGCACCGCTCAAGAAGGGCGGCAAGGTCGACGGCATTCTATCAATGGTCCAAGACATCACTGTCCACAGGCGGGCTGAGGAGGCGCTCCGCGAATCTGAGGAAAAGCTGCGTCTCATGTTCCAGTCCCTGTCTGAGGGAATCACCGTCATCAACATGGAGGGGAAGATCCTGGAGTCAAACGAAGCCACGGCTCGCCTGCATGGCTACGCTAGCAAAGAGGAGCTTATCGGGAGGAACGCCATCGAGCTTTTCGCCCGGAGAGATCGAGCCAGGCTCCTGGAAAATACTAAGAGGACACTGGAGGACGGCTATGTCCGAGACCTTGAATACACATTCTTGACCAAGGAGGGGAAGGAGTTTCCTGCTGAAGTGAGCGCTACTGTCCTCCGAGATATCTCTGGTAAACCCACGGCGTTTATCACTGTCACCAGAGACATCACCGAGCGTAAGAGAATGGAGGAGCAGCTCATCGTCGCCGACCGGCTGACCTCTGTCGGCGAGCTGGCCGCGGGCATTGCTCACGAGCTTAATAATCCCTTGACCAGCGTTATCGGTTTCTCCGAGCTGCTGGGGCGGCGCACGGATGTCCCTGACGATATCAAAGAAGACCTGGGTATCATCCACAGGGAAGCGCAACGCGCCGCCAGGGTGGTTAGAAATCTCCTCACCTTCGCCGGAAAGCACGCCTCAGCAAAAGAGCCGCTAAACCTGAATCGTATCATAGAGAACACACTGGAGTTGCGTGCCTATGAGCACAGGGTAAACAACATCCTGGTCAACACCCACTTTGCCCCTGACCTGCCGAAAGTCATGGCTGATGCCTTCCAGCTACAGCAGGTCTTTCTCAATATCATTATCAACGCCGAGCATTTTATGCTCCAGGCACACAAAAGAGGCACTCTCACTGTCACTACGGAACGGGTGGGGGATATGATACGGGCTTCCCTGGCTGATGATGGCCCCGGCATTGCCGAAGCGGACCTGGGGCACGTCTTTAACCCCTTCTTCACCACCAAAGAGGTGGGCAAAGGCACCGGGCTGGGCTTGAGCATCTGCCATGGGATAGTGACCGAACACGGGGGCAAGATATATGCCCAGAGCGAGTTGGGCCAGGGAGCCACCTTTGTGGTAGAACTCCCTATCCTCAGTATTGATAAGAAGGAGCGGTGAAGTGAAAAACTCCAGCGCTGGCAGAAAAAGAATTCTGGTAGTCGAAGATGAACCGGCCATTGGTCTG
The DNA window shown above is from Chloroflexota bacterium and carries:
- a CDS encoding PAS domain S-box protein produces the protein MEINAAIIPYEGKPADLVLVRDITERKKAQEALQISEAKYRDLYENAPDMHLSIDAATAKILRCNQTIAQVTGYTKEEILGRHIFEMYHPDSLEAAKRVFQTWLTTGEVRDAELQAKRKDGSKLNVSLSVSAVRDDQGKILHSRSVWRDITERKWAEEALREAKKFTDSLIASMQDGFSVLDSNGVHVDANPAFCRMTGFSREELIGTGPPHPYWPPESLEEIERAFQKALKCEFGDFELTFMRKDGQRFSVIVSPSWVKDTQGNVISYFATIKDIAERKRAEEALRESEERFFKAFHYSPVAMSIACLPEGRCVDVNDSFLHMLEYTREEVIGHTSTELNMYANPDDRAQMVRIFSKEGRVRNYEFTARTKTGKLIKLLSSSEKVKLRDQDHFISMTIDITERKRAEEALRQSESWYRTLTENLPQKLFLKDRDSVYISCNEHYAQDFRIKPHEITGKTDYDFYPRELAEKYRADDRRIMESGEIEEIEEPYIQDGQEYWVHTIKTPVKDEKGDVTGILGIFHDITERKRAEEALRESEARFRAISSNTPDHILIQDSQLRYLFVVNPQLGLTEQDMLGKTDHDFLAKEDADKLTEIKTQVLQTGKPVHLQTSLISLAGETEFFDGTYVPRFNALGQVEGLIGYFRNVTERRRAEEALQKSEQLYRSLFANMINGVAYCKMLFEEEQPRDFIYLAVNNTFEIQTGLKNVVGKKVSEVIPGLKESSPELFERYARVALTGKPERFEFYLSQLDMWLDISAYSAERGYFIAVFDNITERKRAEEHILHLQQHLQMQIQEMPIGLIVWDMGFRAQTWNPAAERIFGFTAQEALGRHAYDLIVPKEAQPYVDDVWRRLFEGDTTAHSINENITKDGRTVICQWSNAPLKKGGKVDGILSMVQDITVHRRAEEALRESEEKLRLMFQSLSEGITVINMEGKILESNEATARLHGYASKEELIGRNAIELFARRDRARLLENTKRTLEDGYVRDLEYTFLTKEGKEFPAEVSATVLRDISGKPTAFITVTRDITERKRMEEQLIVADRLTSVGELAAGIAHELNNPLTSVIGFSELLGRRTDVPDDIKEDLGIIHREAQRAARVVRNLLTFAGKHASAKEPLNLNRIIENTLELRAYEHRVNNILVNTHFAPDLPKVMADAFQLQQVFLNIIINAEHFMLQAHKRGTLTVTTERVGDMIRASLADDGPGIAEADLGHVFNPFFTTKEVGKGTGLGLSICHGIVTEHGGKIYAQSELGQGATFVVELPILSIDKKER